A window from Pseudomonas moraviensis encodes these proteins:
- a CDS encoding SCO family protein, protein MTRTQKTVFILVAVIALILGLTVNKVLSGKGQGDPTALIDAGIILLPQSRNLPDVTMTDQDGKPVAIDELKGKWSLLFFGYTFCPDICPTTLAQLRQIKSELPKDAVDKLQIVLVSVDPNRDNPKQLKQYLGYFDPQFVGLTPTSIEELQKVANAVSIPFIPADTSKPNYTVDHSGNLAVIGPDGTQRGFIRAPLNNAKLVAQLPVMLNRK, encoded by the coding sequence ATGACTCGAACCCAGAAAACCGTCTTCATCCTCGTCGCCGTGATCGCGCTGATCCTGGGACTTACCGTCAACAAAGTGCTGAGCGGCAAGGGCCAGGGCGACCCGACTGCGCTGATCGACGCCGGCATCATCCTGCTGCCGCAGAGCCGCAACTTGCCGGACGTGACGATGACCGATCAGGACGGCAAACCGGTGGCCATCGACGAGTTGAAGGGCAAGTGGAGCCTGCTGTTTTTCGGCTACACCTTCTGCCCGGACATCTGCCCGACCACGCTGGCGCAGCTGCGGCAGATCAAGAGTGAATTGCCCAAGGACGCTGTGGACAAGTTGCAGATCGTACTGGTCAGCGTTGACCCGAACCGCGATAACCCGAAGCAGTTGAAGCAGTATCTGGGCTATTTTGATCCGCAGTTTGTCGGCCTGACACCGACCTCGATTGAAGAGCTGCAGAAGGTCGCGAACGCGGTGAGTATTCCGTTTATTCCGGCGGATACCAGTAAGCCGAATTACACCGTCGATCATAGCGGCAATCTGGCGGTGATCGGGCCGGACGGGACGCAGCGTGGGTTTATTCGGGCACCGTTGAACAACGCCAAACTGGTTGCGCAACTTCCGGTGATGCTTAACCGCAAATAA
- the katE gene encoding catalase HPII → MSIKKPAPDKSEMAGTDTPDRANTNSKLDSLEEFRSDATGQALRTNQGVKIADNQNTLKAGPRGPSLLEDFIMREKITHFDHERIPERIVHARGTGAHGFFQTYENHAALTKAGFLQDPGKKTPVFVRFSTVQGPRGSGDTVRDVRGFAVKFFTDEGNFDLVGNNMPVFFIQDAIKFPDFVHAVKPEPHNEIPTGGSAHDTFWDFVSLVPESAHMVIWAMSDRAIPKSLRSMQGFGVHTFRLINAEGKSRFVKFHWRPTAGTCSLVWDEAQKLAGKDTDYHRRDLWEAIEMGDYPEWELGVQIVEEENEHDFDFDILDPTKIIPEEIVPITPLGKMTLNRNPDNFFAETEQVAFCPGHIVPGIDFSNDPLLQGRLFSYTDTQISRLGGPNFHELPINRPVAPFHNGQRDAQHRTTIDKGRASYEPNSIDGGWPKETPPAAQDGGFESYPERIDAAKIRQRSESFSDHFSQARLFFNSMSDHEKEHIIAAYSFELGKVEREFIRAREVNEILANIDLNLAKRVAENLGLPAPAKGTVEVRKTSLEQSPALSQANLLPGNIKTRKVAILAANGVDAAAIDAMKQALEAEGAHAKLLGPTSAPVKTADGKALPVDASMEGMPSIAFDAVFVPGGAASITALSGDGVALHYLLEAYKHLKAIALHGEAKQLQDLLKLDADAGLLQGADVGALTKPFFAAIGEHRVWAREPKAKAIPA, encoded by the coding sequence ATGAGCATCAAAAAGCCTGCACCCGATAAAAGCGAAATGGCCGGGACCGATACCCCGGATCGCGCCAACACCAACTCCAAGCTCGACAGCCTGGAAGAATTCCGTTCCGACGCCACCGGTCAGGCCCTGCGCACCAACCAGGGTGTGAAGATCGCGGACAACCAGAACACCCTCAAAGCCGGGCCACGCGGGCCTTCGCTGCTGGAAGACTTCATCATGCGTGAAAAGATCACGCACTTTGACCATGAGCGGATTCCGGAGCGCATCGTCCACGCACGTGGTACCGGCGCCCACGGTTTCTTTCAGACCTACGAGAACCATGCAGCGCTGACCAAGGCTGGTTTCCTACAGGATCCGGGCAAGAAGACGCCAGTGTTCGTGCGCTTTTCCACGGTGCAGGGACCACGCGGTTCCGGCGACACCGTGCGTGACGTGCGTGGCTTTGCGGTGAAGTTCTTTACCGACGAGGGCAACTTCGACCTGGTCGGCAACAACATGCCAGTGTTCTTCATTCAGGACGCGATCAAGTTTCCTGATTTCGTGCACGCGGTGAAACCCGAGCCGCACAACGAAATCCCCACCGGCGGCTCGGCTCACGACACGTTTTGGGACTTCGTTTCGCTGGTGCCGGAATCTGCGCACATGGTGATCTGGGCGATGTCCGACCGGGCCATCCCGAAAAGCCTGCGCAGCATGCAGGGTTTCGGCGTGCACACCTTCCGCCTGATCAATGCCGAGGGTAAGTCGCGCTTCGTCAAATTCCACTGGCGCCCAACCGCCGGCACCTGTTCGCTGGTGTGGGACGAGGCGCAGAAGCTCGCCGGGAAAGATACCGACTACCACCGTCGCGACCTGTGGGAAGCGATCGAGATGGGTGACTACCCGGAATGGGAACTGGGCGTGCAGATCGTCGAAGAAGAGAACGAACACGACTTCGACTTCGACATCCTCGACCCGACCAAGATCATTCCCGAAGAAATCGTGCCGATCACCCCGCTGGGCAAAATGACCCTGAATCGCAACCCGGACAACTTCTTCGCGGAAACCGAACAGGTCGCCTTCTGCCCAGGCCACATCGTGCCGGGTATCGACTTCTCCAATGACCCGCTGCTGCAAGGTCGGCTGTTTTCCTACACCGACACGCAGATCAGCCGGCTCGGCGGGCCGAACTTCCATGAGCTGCCGATCAACCGTCCGGTCGCGCCGTTCCACAACGGCCAGCGCGACGCGCAACACCGCACCACTATCGACAAGGGCCGCGCTTCCTACGAGCCGAACTCGATCGACGGCGGCTGGCCGAAAGAGACCCCGCCGGCGGCACAGGACGGTGGTTTCGAGAGCTATCCAGAGCGCATCGACGCCGCGAAGATCCGTCAGCGTAGTGAGTCGTTCAGCGACCACTTCTCTCAGGCGCGCCTGTTCTTCAACAGCATGAGCGACCATGAGAAAGAGCACATCATCGCCGCGTACAGCTTCGAGCTGGGCAAGGTCGAGCGTGAGTTCATCCGTGCCCGTGAAGTGAACGAGATCCTCGCCAATATCGACCTGAACCTGGCCAAACGCGTGGCGGAGAACCTCGGTTTGCCGGCGCCAGCCAAAGGCACGGTCGAAGTGCGCAAGACCTCGCTTGAGCAGTCGCCAGCGCTCAGCCAGGCGAACCTGCTGCCGGGCAATATCAAGACGCGCAAAGTGGCGATCCTTGCTGCCAACGGTGTTGACGCTGCGGCCATCGATGCGATGAAACAGGCGCTGGAAGCGGAAGGCGCCCATGCGAAACTGCTCGGCCCGACCTCGGCGCCAGTGAAGACCGCTGATGGCAAGGCATTGCCGGTGGATGCGTCGATGGAAGGCATGCCTTCAATTGCGTTCGATGCGGTGTTCGTACCGGGTGGCGCAGCGTCGATTACCGCGTTGAGCGGTGACGGTGTGGCGCTGCATTACCTGCTCGAGGCGTACAAGCACCTGAAGGCGATCGCACTGCACGGCGAGGCCAAGCAATTGCAGGACTTGTTGAAGCTGGATGCGGATGCGGGGTTGTTGCAGGGCGCTGATGTCGGCGCGTTGACCAAGCCGTTCTTCGCCGCAATTGGCGAGCATCGGGTCTGGGCGCGGGAGCCTAAGGCCAAGGCGATTCCGGCTTAA
- a CDS encoding methionine ABC transporter permease, protein MADLMSFFANIDWYEIWLATGDTMLMLGGSLLFTVLLGLPLGVLLFLCSPRQLLENRGLYAVLSLVVNILRSLPFIILLIVMIPFTVLITGTSLGVAGAIPPLVVGATPFFARLVETALREVDRGIIEATQSMGATTRQIIMNALLPEARPGIFAAITVTAITLVSYTAMAGVVGAGGLGDLAIRFGYQRFQTDVMIVTVVLLLILVQVLQMVGDRLVVHFSRK, encoded by the coding sequence ATGGCTGATCTGATGAGTTTCTTCGCCAATATCGACTGGTACGAAATCTGGCTGGCGACTGGCGACACCATGCTGATGCTCGGCGGTTCGCTGCTGTTCACCGTGCTGCTCGGCCTGCCGCTGGGCGTGCTGCTGTTTCTCTGCAGCCCGCGTCAGTTGCTGGAGAACCGTGGCCTCTACGCCGTGCTGTCGCTGGTGGTGAACATTTTGCGTTCGCTGCCGTTCATTATTCTGCTGATCGTGATGATCCCGTTCACCGTGCTGATCACCGGCACCTCGCTGGGTGTGGCCGGGGCGATTCCGCCGCTGGTGGTCGGCGCCACGCCGTTCTTCGCGCGTCTGGTGGAAACCGCGCTGCGCGAAGTCGATCGCGGCATCATCGAAGCGACCCAGTCGATGGGCGCGACCACGCGGCAGATCATCATGAACGCCTTGCTGCCGGAAGCCCGTCCGGGCATCTTCGCAGCGATTACGGTGACAGCGATTACACTGGTGTCCTACACGGCGATGGCCGGTGTGGTTGGCGCTGGTGGTCTGGGTGACCTGGCGATCCGTTTCGGCTACCAGCGTTTCCAGACCGACGTGATGATCGTCACCGTGGTGCTGCTGTTGATTCTGGTGCAGGTGCTGCAAATGGTCGGCGACCGTCTGGTCGTGCATTTCTCGCGCAAATAA
- a CDS encoding methionine ABC transporter ATP-binding protein, giving the protein MIEFQNVHKTYRVAGKDIPALHPTSLAIENGQVFGLIGHSGAGKSTLLRLINRLEDSSGGKIIVDGEEVTALDANGLRRFRQQVGMIFQHFNLLASKTVADNVALPLTLAGELSSSEINQRVAELLARVGLSDHAKKYPAQLSGGQKQRVGIARALATKPKILLCDEATSALDPQTTASVLQLLAEINRELKLTIVLITHEMDVIRRVCDQVAVMDAGVIVEQGPVADVFLHPQHPTTKRFVQESEQIDESEQRDDFAHVPGRIVRLTFQGEATYAPLLGTVARETGVDYSILAGRIDRIKDIPYGQLTLAVTGGDMEAAFARFTAADVHMEVLR; this is encoded by the coding sequence GTGATCGAGTTTCAAAACGTCCACAAGACTTACCGCGTCGCCGGTAAGGATATTCCCGCGCTGCACCCGACCAGTCTCGCCATCGAGAACGGCCAGGTGTTCGGCCTGATTGGCCATTCCGGTGCGGGCAAAAGTACCCTGCTGCGTCTGATCAATCGCCTGGAAGACTCCAGTGGCGGCAAGATCATCGTCGACGGCGAAGAAGTCACTGCACTGGACGCCAACGGCCTGCGCCGTTTCCGCCAGCAGGTCGGGATGATCTTCCAGCACTTCAACCTGCTCGCCTCCAAGACAGTCGCCGACAACGTTGCCTTGCCGCTGACCCTGGCCGGTGAGCTGTCGAGCAGTGAAATCAACCAACGCGTCGCCGAGTTGCTGGCGCGGGTCGGTCTGTCCGACCACGCGAAGAAGTACCCGGCGCAATTGTCCGGCGGCCAGAAACAGCGCGTCGGCATCGCCCGTGCGCTGGCGACCAAACCGAAGATCCTGCTGTGCGACGAGGCCACCAGCGCCCTCGACCCGCAGACCACCGCTTCCGTCCTGCAACTGCTGGCCGAAATCAACCGCGAACTGAAACTGACCATCGTCCTGATCACCCACGAGATGGACGTGATCCGTCGCGTCTGCGACCAGGTCGCGGTGATGGACGCCGGCGTGATCGTCGAGCAGGGTCCGGTAGCCGATGTGTTCCTGCATCCGCAGCACCCGACCACCAAGCGTTTCGTCCAGGAAAGCGAGCAGATCGACGAGAGCGAACAGCGCGACGATTTCGCCCATGTACCCGGGCGCATCGTGCGCCTGACCTTCCAGGGCGAAGCGACCTACGCGCCGTTGCTCGGCACTGTCGCCCGGGAAACCGGCGTTGACTACAGCATCCTTGCCGGTCGCATCGACCGCATCAAAGACATTCCGTACGGGCAACTGACCCTCGCTGTCACCGGTGGCGACATGGAGGCGGCGTTTGCCCGCTTCACCGCCGCTGACGTTCACATGGAGGTGTTGCGCTAA
- a CDS encoding MetQ/NlpA family ABC transporter substrate-binding protein, translated as MKKLIAAFAAVAAFSAHAETLTVAATPVPHAEILEFVKPALAKEGVDLKVKVFTDYIQPNVQVAEKRLDANFFQHQPYLDEFNKAKGTDLVAVTGVHLEPLGAYSSKLKKIEELPSGANVVIPNDATNGGRALMLLAKAGVITLKDPTNILSTLKDIATNPKDLKFRELEAATIPRVLTQVDLALINTNYALEAKLDPSKDALVIEGNDSPYVNILVSRQDNKDSDAMKKLAAALHSPEVKQFITEKYKGAVLPAF; from the coding sequence ATGAAAAAACTGATCGCTGCTTTCGCTGCCGTTGCTGCGTTCTCGGCCCACGCCGAAACCCTGACCGTCGCCGCCACCCCGGTGCCGCACGCGGAAATCCTTGAGTTCGTGAAGCCGGCCCTGGCCAAGGAAGGCGTGGATCTTAAGGTCAAGGTCTTCACCGACTACATTCAGCCGAACGTACAGGTTGCGGAAAAGCGCCTCGACGCCAACTTCTTCCAGCACCAGCCGTACCTTGATGAGTTCAACAAGGCCAAGGGCACTGATCTGGTCGCTGTGACCGGCGTGCACCTGGAACCGCTGGGTGCGTACTCGAGCAAGCTTAAAAAAATCGAAGAGCTGCCTAGCGGTGCGAACGTGGTAATCCCGAACGACGCCACCAACGGCGGCCGTGCACTGATGCTGCTGGCCAAGGCGGGCGTGATCACCCTGAAGGACCCGACCAATATTCTGTCGACCCTCAAGGACATCGCGACGAACCCGAAAGACCTGAAATTCCGTGAACTGGAAGCCGCAACCATTCCGCGTGTGCTGACCCAGGTCGATCTGGCACTGATCAACACCAACTACGCGCTGGAAGCCAAGCTTGATCCGTCCAAGGATGCGCTGGTGATCGAAGGCAACGACTCGCCGTACGTGAACATCCTCGTGTCCCGTCAGGACAACAAGGACAGCGACGCGATGAAGAAACTGGCTGCAGCCCTGCACAGCCCGGAAGTGAAGCAGTTCATTACCGAGAAGTACAAAGGCGCGGTATTGCCGGCGTTCTGA
- a CDS encoding PA5502 family lipoprotein, producing MKPFASRYLLLVAFSVLLGACQSTPPVAEVPDARATAIAQLEQSLASSELATAEDQLAALQAETPNDQSLEQYQRQLAEAYLRRSQIVLQKGDVNAAATALSRARALMPKAPALTGGVNGAITEARKAELEKAEAALLAAEARPKAKVIDPTAESTTVALNIGDIHKLQRQLDAIAADVVNYECAVSIQAPRTADYPWLATLLTKRVKKLDPDFDLQIEKQILRTVPAQMVLSPRKP from the coding sequence TCGCATTTTCAGTGCTGCTGGGCGCCTGCCAAAGCACGCCGCCGGTGGCTGAAGTCCCGGATGCGCGGGCTACGGCCATCGCACAGCTGGAGCAAAGCCTGGCCAGCAGCGAACTGGCCACCGCCGAAGACCAGTTGGCCGCGTTGCAGGCCGAAACCCCTAACGATCAATCCCTCGAGCAGTATCAGCGGCAGTTGGCGGAGGCGTACCTGCGCCGCAGCCAGATCGTCCTGCAGAAAGGTGATGTCAACGCTGCGGCCACTGCATTGAGCCGTGCCCGCGCCTTGATGCCCAAGGCCCCCGCGCTGACTGGCGGTGTCAACGGCGCGATCACTGAAGCGCGCAAGGCCGAGCTGGAAAAGGCTGAAGCCGCGCTGCTGGCTGCCGAGGCCCGGCCGAAAGCCAAGGTCATCGACCCCACTGCCGAGAGCACCACGGTTGCGCTGAACATTGGTGATATTCACAAGCTGCAACGCCAACTCGATGCGATTGCCGCCGATGTGGTGAATTATGAGTGCGCCGTCAGCATCCAGGCCCCACGCACCGCGGATTATCCGTGGCTGGCGACCTTGCTGACCAAGCGAGTGAAGAAGCTCGATCCTGACTTTGATTTGCAGATCGAGAAGCAGATCTTGCGCACGGTGCCGGCGCAGATGGTGTTGAGCCCGCGTAAACCCTAA